The Drosophila biarmipes strain raj3 chromosome 2L, RU_DBia_V1.1, whole genome shotgun sequence genome has a window encoding:
- the LOC108034178 gene encoding probable palmitoyltransferase ZDHHC24, protein MKFRSLKKIWPKKKKERLLMLFIFCVVPAVYKILMEIVLPELSDYGTPSYIFQRVLGLFLTSNILSNFVMCILVDSTIDPKRMRDQLEHGRHSEDWHKCDVCRVSTPPRASHCKSCDVCVLGRDHHCIVTGCCIGHANYRYFFYFVIYLFLSCLISMISSFIFICVLRGGRHNFRLLHNILGFRFLKNNAKLDIFDFGYPAKYELVFAATFALIWIGICAAGYMILEHWSVIRNGSICFEFKFQNFLYKQGVRSNLESFLGRRMKWTWISPFIPSPLPHDGFHWEPTDGDRGAGDRGLEKNI, encoded by the coding sequence atgaaattccgTTCGCTGAAGAAAATCTGGCCGAAAAAGAAGAAGGAGCGACTACTCatgctatttattttttgcgtAGTGCCTGCGGTATACAAAATACTCATGGAGATAGTGCTGCCGGAGTTGTCCGATTATGGGACACCCAGTTACATATTTCAACGGGTGCTGGGACTGTTCCTCACCTCTAATATATTGTCCAACTTTGTCATGTGCATACTGGTGGATTCAACCATCGATCCCAAGCGAATGAGGGATCAATTGGAGCACGGAAGACACAGTGAGGACTGGCACAAGTGCGATGTGTGCCGGGTTTCGACACCACCCCGAGCAAGTCACTGCAAATCCTGCGATGTATGTGTCCTTGGGCGAGACCATCACTGCATTGTTACAGGTTGCTGCATCGGCCATGCAAACTACAGATACTTTTTCTATTTTGTAATCTACTTGTTTCTAAGCTGCCTGATCTCTATGATATCATCTTTTATCTTTATATGTGTGTTACGTGGAGGGAGACACAACTTCAGATTGCTGCACAATATTCTAGGATTCCgttttcttaaaaacaatGCCAAACTCGATATTTTTGACTTCGGATATCCTGCAAAATACGAGCTTGTGTTTGCAGCTACATTTGCTTTGATTTGGATCGGGATTTGCGCAGCTGGTTACATGATTTTGGAGCATTGGTCCGTCATCAGAAATGGATCAATATGCTTCGAgtttaaatttcaaaacttTCTGTACAAGCAAGGAGTGCGCAGTAACTTGGAGTCGTTTTTGGGGAGGCGAATGAAATGGACCTGGATTTCGCCGTTCATACCAAGCCCACTGCCCCACGATGGATTCCATTGGGAGCCCACAGATGGGGATAGAGGTGCTGGAGATCGGGGCTTGGAAAAAAACATCTAA